One window of Manihot esculenta cultivar AM560-2 chromosome 17, M.esculenta_v8, whole genome shotgun sequence genomic DNA carries:
- the LOC110605508 gene encoding AAA-ATPase ASD, mitochondrial translates to MTITEMWTQLGSVIAGLMFGWAMFQQYFPHQLRGSFNRYTQRLVGFVYPYLQITFHEYTGERLKRSEVYSAIQSYLSANSSMRANKLKADVVNKSHSVVLSMDDHEEITDDFNGIKIWWSSNKITPQAQSFSFYPITEGRRYFKLTVHRRYRNVITNSYIDHVIKEGKAVAVKNRQRKLYTNNPSNNWYGWKATKWSHVVFEHPASFDTLAMATKEKEEIMKDLVKFSKGKSYYAKIGKAWKRGYLLYGPPGTGKSTMIAAMANFLNYDVYDLELTTVKDNTELRKLLIDTTSKSIIVIEDIDCSLDLTGQRKPKEKEEDKDEEGQDPISKKEKEEEAENKKSSKVTLSGLLNFIDGIWSACGGERIIVFTTNYVEKLDPALIRRGRMDKHIEMSYCCFEAFKVLAENYLDVESHELFAKIQNLLEETKMTPADVAENLMPKSEDEDEETCLKKLIAALEEAKEEEGRKKSEEEAKLKAEQDKEKDQPAKEDEKGKEIGIAKENGLISNGKEEISIESTKQGDS, encoded by the coding sequence ATGACTATAACAGAGATGTGGACTCAACTAGGCTCGGTAATCGCCGGCCTAATGTTTGGTTGGGCTATGTTTCAGCAGTACTTCCCACATCAACTCCGGGGATCTTTTAACAGATACACTCAGAGATTAGTGGGTTTTGTTTACCCTTATCTACAAATTACTTTCCATGAATACACAGGAGAACGTCTTAAGCGCAGCGAGGTCTACTCCGCCATTCAAAGCTACCTCAGCGCCAACTCTTCCATGCGTGCCAATAAGCTCAAAGCTGACGTTGTCAACAAAAGCCACTCTGTGGTTCTCAGCATGGACGATCATGAAGAGATTACTGATGATTTTAATGGTATTAAAATCTGGTGGTCTTCAAACAAAATAACCCCACAAGCCCAGTCCTTTTCTTTTTACCCTATCACTGAAGGCAGGAGGTATTTCAAGCTCACAGTTCATAGACGTTACAGAAATGTTATCACCAACTCTTATATAGATCATGTTATTAAAGAAGGGAAGGCTGTTGCTGTCAAGAATCGGCAAAGAAAACTCTACACCAACAATCCCAGTAATAATTGGTATGGATGGAAAGCTACCAAGTGGAGCCATGTGGTGTTTGAGCATCCTGCAAGTTTCGATACTTTGGCAATGGCAACAAAGGAGAAGGAAGAAATCATGAAAGATCTTGTCAAGTTCAGCAAGGGGAAAAGCTACTATGCTAAGATTGGGAAGGCTTGGAAGCGTGGTTATCTCCTTTATGGTCCTCCAGGAACTGGGAAATCAACTATGATAGCTGCCATGGCTAATTTCTTGAACTATGATGTCTATGATCTTGAGTTGACTACAGTCAAGGACAATACTGAGCTCAGAAAGCTATTGATCGACACGACGAGCAAGTCTATAATAGTTATTGAAGATATTGATTGCTCTCTGGATCTTACAGGTCAGAGAAAGccaaaggagaaagaggaagatAAAGATGAAGAAGGGCAAGATCCAATTtccaaaaaggaaaaggaagaggAAGCTGAAAACAAGAAAAGCAGCAAGGTAACTTTATCTGGGCTGTTGAATTTTATTGATGGAATTTGGTCAGCTTGTGGAGGAGAAAGAATCATTGTGTTCACTACAAATTATGTGGAAAAGCTTGATCCTGCTTTGATCAGAAGGGGAAGGATGGATAAGCATATAGAAATGTCCTATTGTTGCTTTGAAGCATTTAAGGTTCTAGCTGAGAATTATCTAGATGTCGAATCCCATGAACTGTTTGCAAAGATTCAGAACTTGTTGGAGGAAACGAAGATGACACCAGCTGATGTTGCTGAGAATTTGATGCCAAAGTCGGAAGACGAAGACGAAGAGACATGTCTGAAGAAATTGATTGCTGCTCTAGAAGAGGCCAAGGAAGAGGAAGGAAGAAAGAAGTCTGAGGAAGAAGCAAAGTTGAAAGCAGAGCAAGACAAAGAGAAAGACCAACCAGCTAAAGAAGATGAAAAGGGTAAGGAAATTGGCATAGCTAAAGAGAATGGATTGATCTCAAATGGGAAGGAAGAAATTTCCATTGAATCTACGAAGCAGGGAGATTCATAG